The Labrus bergylta chromosome 15, fLabBer1.1, whole genome shotgun sequence genome includes a region encoding these proteins:
- the fam110c gene encoding protein FAM110C, with amino-acid sequence MDTASDTTKILEKGPEYLRKQMELESETKGHMSAVERLAASKLKYVKSLQVVNSTQEPVISIGSGSVSSTGSSNRSSNRSGNFNTSNASIAATCGSLNSSPVQVRRSSSKNRPDSLLIYRQKCELLRGSANNRKHRRTFKLQQKNVPLPEASDKETEGGVTVKITTPEGTAKECSSHTDVRRRNGEGEQQCSGNSDSWTKVTGGNKSAVLLAVPEVERRPGKGVSRSHSDISSRYSKNFADFDAFFKYCGLDGEVIESLGKKNFSCHSDEISTTIRSASVSTDDGTFSRHSGGSDGLQKDELQEKIHQGTSVIERNARIIKWLYSCKNASETGKKLRDLD; translated from the coding sequence ATGGATACAGCCAGTGATACAACAAAAATCCTGGAGAAGGGTCCTGAGTACCTAAGAAAGCAAATGGAGCTGGAGAGTGAGACGAAAGGACACATGAGTGCTGTGGAGAGGCTCGCTGCCAGCAAACTGAAATACGTCAAAAGCCTACAGGTGGTCAACTCCACTCAGGAGCCTGTGATCAGCATTGGATCCGGTTCTGTGAGCAGCACTGGGTCTTCTAATCGGAGCTCCAACCGTAGCGGGAATTTTAACACCTCAAATGCCTCAATTGCAGCTACTTGTGGTTCACTTAACTCCTCACCGGTGCAGGTACGTCGGTCGAGCTCCAAAAATCGACCAGACTCACTTCTAATTTACAGACAGAAATGTGAGTTACTGAGAGGGTCAGCAAACAATAGAAAACACCGTAGAACATTCaagctgcagcagaaaaatgttcctttaCCAGAGGCATCAGATAAAGAGACTGAAGGTGGGGTCACAGTGAAAATCACCACACCTGAGGGAACAGCAAAGGAATGCAGCTCTCATACAGATGTGAGGAGGAGAAACGGAGAAGGAGAACAACAATGTTCAGGAAACAGTGATTCTTGGACAAAGGTGACTGGTGGGAACAAATCTGCTGTTCTGCTTGCGGTTCCTGAGGTTGAAAGGAGGCCTGGAAAAGGGGTCAGTCGATCACACTCCGACATCAGCTCCAGGTACTCCAAAAACTTTGCAGACTTTGATGCTTTTTTCAAGTACTGCGGGCTGGACGGTGAGGTCATCGAGTCTTTGGGTAAGAAGAACTTCTCCTGTCACTCCGACGAAATATCTACAACCATCCGTAGTGCCAGTGTCTCTACGGACGACGGGACTTTCTCCAGGCACAGCGGTGGCAGCGACGGGCTGCAGAAGGATGAGTTACAAGAAAAGATACATCAGGGGACGTCGGTTATTGAGCGCAATGCACGGATTATCAAGTGGCTATACAGCTGCAAAAATGCCAGTGAGACTGGGAAAAAGTTAAGAGATCTGGATTGA